One window of Neptuniibacter halophilus genomic DNA carries:
- a CDS encoding MotA/TolQ/ExbB proton channel family protein, which translates to MSIVRVRSLACLHTQSVNEVVLNRLSNPHQCFHLWLLFSGLFLFALFIVWELGLLPRVLQQDSTRISVVILILTGAGWLHCAYRSWFLSRQAWMMSVLEHVAEHEQQCRFSAGESFVQDYLRRNRPDDDTSALSAELLAEKLRGAHQVGWFLSSLLIKLGLLGTVVGFILMLSSVSGLQQLDISDIKQLMQQMTQGMGVAMNTTLVGLLASMLLGVQYLLLDRCADQLLAAAVALKLDRTDMPAVEEC; encoded by the coding sequence ATGTCTATAGTAAGGGTCAGGTCTCTGGCCTGTTTACATACTCAGTCAGTCAACGAGGTCGTGTTGAACCGATTGTCTAATCCCCATCAGTGTTTTCATCTCTGGTTGCTGTTCAGCGGCCTGTTTCTGTTTGCGCTGTTCATCGTCTGGGAGCTGGGCCTGTTACCCCGTGTATTACAGCAGGACAGCACCCGCATTTCCGTCGTCATTCTGATACTTACCGGCGCTGGCTGGCTGCACTGTGCCTACCGAAGCTGGTTCCTTAGCCGTCAGGCGTGGATGATGAGTGTTCTGGAGCATGTTGCGGAGCACGAACAGCAGTGTCGGTTTTCTGCAGGTGAGTCCTTTGTTCAGGATTACCTGAGGAGAAACCGTCCGGATGATGACACCTCCGCGCTTTCCGCTGAGTTGCTGGCTGAGAAGTTGCGCGGTGCCCATCAGGTGGGCTGGTTTCTCAGCTCGTTGCTGATCAAGCTGGGCCTGCTCGGCACGGTGGTAGGGTTTATTCTGATGCTGAGCTCTGTTTCCGGCCTGCAGCAACTGGACATTTCCGATATCAAACAACTGATGCAACAGATGACGCAGGGAATGGGCGTGGCTATGAATACGACGCTGGTAGGATTACTGGCCAGTATGCTGCTGGGGGTTCAGTATCTGTTGCTGGATCGTTGCGCAGATCAGCTACTGGCTGCCGCAGTGGCGTTAAAGCTGGATCGCACAGATATGCCAGCAGTTGAGGAGTGCTGA